A window of Deinococcus sp. YIM 134068 genomic DNA:
GAAGCAGGTTGTAGGTATTCAGGGCCTTCGTGCCGCCCTCCCAGGTCAGGGAGGCGTTCTGGCTCTGGCGCTGCGCGCTCGCCCGCGCCGCCCGCAGGTCCGCCGCCATCAACGCCGCCCCCTCCCGCACCTCCCCCGTGCGAATGCTCCGCAGGTAGCTGATGCCCAGCACCCCCATCAGGATGCCCAGCACGGTGAGAACGACGAGCAGTTCGATCAGAGTGAAGCCCGAGAGAGGACGGGCGCGACTCATGGCACAACCTTCAACTCTGTCTTGTTTGTCTGAGTGTAGATCAATTGCGAGAGGCTGCTCGTCTTGCCCGGATCGGCAGGAATCCAGACCGGGGACTGAGCGAAGAAGGGCGGCGTGAAGCCGGGGTCCTCGAAGCGGCGGTCGTGCGAGAAGTTGCGTCCGTATCCGCTGTCGGGGTTGATGCTGCTAGTGGAACCGAACGCGCCGTACCAGTTCTCCACAACACCGCCGATGAGGTTGACGTTGCCCCGGTCGGCCCCGAACTGATGACCGTCCACCCGCACCTCGCCCTTGCTCGACATCAGCATGGCGTGTAAGTGCAGATTGTTCGGTGCTTCCTTGTTAATCACGACATCGCCCGACTGCGTATAGACGCCCAGCACATTCAGTGGTTGCGTAGGCTTCCCATTCTTACAAGCCGTGTCCGCCGGGTTGCAGGGTTCATCGGTCAGGCGTAGATCGCTTGCGATGTTAATGTTCTTCTCAGCGGCAACCGTAAGCTGGGAGAAGCCCGCGATAGCTGGCGGTGAGAGCGTCTGTACCTTTCCATCGATTGTAGCGTTCACGCTCCGGTCTGGCCCCTTCAAGACACCGATATTCTTCTCCCCGAAGATCACACCATTGAACTTGGTGAGGTGGGTAGTCCAGGTGCCGTTTGCCTTCTTCTCCATTTTGCCGCTGCCATCCACTCGGTACTCTTCAAAGTCACTTAGAACATCCTTGTAGACCTTGATCGTTTCGGTCTGCGTGCACTTGCCGTTCGATGCGGCTGTACACCTCGTCTCCTGGCCAATTTCCTGCTTAATTGTCTTTTTGGCGACCCTCACGTACTGGTACAGGGGTTCGGGACTCCACTTCTTCGTCACAGTGTTGTACGATGTGGGCGCTACTCCGGCAGCGTTCCCGGTAGAGAGGACTATTCCCGCCACATCATCAGTGAAGTACAACCCCTTTCCACTCTCATAGCGGGCCTTTTCCTCGGGGTCGTCCTGCTTGTCACTGGGCACCTTACCCTGCGCGGCGTCCCGCTGACTGTTGGCGTTGATGGGCATAGGGCGGTATGCAGCCGTGAAGGTGGCGTCTTTGACCGCCGTGTCGTTACCGCTTCCATCCTTGACGTTGGCAATTCCAACACCGGGTGCCGCCGCCGTCAACTTCTGCCACAGATTCACATTCTTATCGGCATCTGAGGCCGTAGCATTGTCAGGCGCTCTCAAATTCGAGGTTCCATTACCGCCGTAGTAAAACCCGGCCTGACGAGTGCAGCTCTGGTCATCGTTGAGGACTGTCTGCTTCAAGTTGGTGCATCCCGCGCTACTGATACCGCCCTTAAATTGTGCGGTCGAGCCTGACGCGAAGAGGAACTTCTCGTTGGTGTGTACCGGCCCGTCAAAGATCTGATCGGTGAAGTTTACGGTAGGGTTCCAAGAAGTCACGTTCGCGTTGTTGGGGTCCTGAGTGTGGTGGTTCGTGAACAACACATTATCGAGGTAGCTGGGCAGGGCGATCTGGACCCACCATCCTGTCAGGTTCGTTCGGTCGGCCTTGAGCACACGGGTGGCACCCGAACTGCTCCCGCCGACATTCAACCCCTCGACCTGAATGAAGAAGGTGTAGCTCTCGTTGTTGATGCGCTCGACACGGCTGGGTTTCAGGCGGTAGTTCACCGTCGCCCCGTTCACCTCTAGCTTGCGCGACTCACCCAGTTGAGCCTTCCACCATTGACGGCGGCTGTCCAGGTCATTCACGTTGGTCGGGCGCTCGGAGGCGGGGAGAACTTCGGTATATTTGGCGGGCAGGACGAACTGCGCGAAGACCTCAAATTGATCGCTGAGGCCGGTGGTGGAAGCGGTGCAGGTGTACCGCTTGGTACCGCTCGCCTGGCTCACCGTGGTCCAACTGGTGTTGCCACAGAACTTTTCGGCATATCCCTTCAATTTGCTCGCCGTCAATCCGGTTCCCATAGATAAACTACTCACCGACATCAGCGTCTGCACGTCCCGCAGCCGGCTCTGCGCCAGCGCCACGCCCGACTCGGCGACGTACTGGGCTTGCAACGCGGCTCGCTGGTCCGAAACGGTGCGGCGACTGGAGAGGGTGAGCTGGGAGGAGGCCGCCAGGAGCACCGCCAGCAGCAGCGAGGTGAACAGCACGACGACGACCAGGGTGGCCCCGCGTGTGGCTGTGTGCCTATTCATGCCCCCAGTGTGGTGGGCGTTCCCCACCCTTCCCTAGCCCCAGACGGGGGGAGACCCCCAATCGGGGGGGAGGTCTGAAGGTCCCTTCACCCCCCTCTCTCCCGCCTCCACCGTCGCGGGCGGCAGACTTCCGGCATCCCACCGCCAGGAGGCGACCGCACCATGACCTCACCCTATGACCGTCCCGCCGCGCCCGCGACCGAGCCGACCGATACCCCCGCGCCGCTGCCCGAGCAGATGCCCGGCGGCGACGATACCGGCCCGATCATGGACCCACCGATGAACCCTGACCTGCCCGGCATGCCCGAACCCAGCCCGACGAGCAATCCCGATACGCCGGGCCTGCCCAGCCCCATGCCCATGCCCGCGATGTGACCTGATCCTGCCCTTGCCGCTGATGTGAAGAACGACGCCCCCCGGCGGGGTGATTGCGTAAAGACGCACAGCCTGATCCCGCCCCCGCGCGGCGATGATGGCACCATGTTCAACAGTTGGTTGGCGCTCATCCTTAAGGGTGGGCGTCCGTGTCCCGTGGCGGCCCAGACCAACAAGATTCCGTGGACGCTCTTCGCCATGCGTGACGCGAGGACGGGCCTCATCGTCGTGCGTGATGCGGATGTCAAAGCGTACGAGACTCGAACGGTCGGCGAACTCCGGCACCACTCCGAGTTGCGCCGCCGACTGGCGCGGGAGCTGCGGGGGCGGCGGCGGGTGTATTTTCGCTACAACCAGTGGGGCACCAGCGGGGCGAACTGACGATCTATTAGCTGCTGTGAGCGGTGGAACCTCCGGGGGCCTACCTGTCGAATACCCTGGAAGCGTCTTACCCCAGCGCCAGCGTGTGCCCGTGGTCGCGTAGCCAGGCCCGGCGGGTCGCGTGGTCGGGCATGAGGCGGGCGATATGTGCCCAGTAGCGGGGCGAGTGGTTGAGTTCGAGGAGGTGTGCGGCCTCGTGCAGGACGACGTAGGCGGCGACCTCGCGGGGGGCGCGGGCCAGGAGCCAGTGAAGGCGGATGTCCCCCTGGGCCGTGCAGCTTCCCCAGCGGGTGCGGGCACCGCTGAGGCTGACCCGGCGCAGGCGGTCGCGGGCACCGAGCGCGTCCGCGTATCCCTCGGTCAGGGCGCGCAACTCGGGCAGGGCTGCCAGGCGATACCAGCGTTCCACCGCGCGGCGGGTGGCGTCGGGGTCGCCGGGGGGAATGTGGACCTCCGAGCCTGACCGGGTGGGTGTACGGGTTCCCGGCGTGACGCGCAGGGTCAGCGTCTCCCCGAGGAAGGGCAGGGCCGCGCCGTCCACGAGGGGGGAGGGCACGGTGCGGGCGGCGTAGGCGGTGAGGTGCCGTTCCACCCAGCCCCGCCGGGCCTCCAGAAACGAGGAGATGAGGGCGTCGGGTGTGCGGGCCGGGGCGTGGACCGTCACCGTGCCGGGCGAGACGTTCAGGGAGAGGGTACGGCGGCGGGCACTGCGCCGCACCGTCACGAGAACGCCCCCGACCGTCCACTGGGAGCGGGGGCGAGGGCGTTGCAACGTCATATGAGTATGAAAGCGTAAGTCGGCCCAGTGTGGGTGAGCATTCCGGGATGAGGTGGATTCCACCCTCTCACTGGCGACCTTCTCACTGGCGACTGGACGCTGGCGACTGGCGACTCTTTCCCACCCACGCCCTCACAGCGACCCGTAACTCTGCTTGAAGGTGTCGCACTGGTTCGGATCGCCGCTCTTGAAGCCGGTCATGAACCAGTTCACGCGCTGCTGGCTGGTGCCGTGGGTGAAGGAGTCGGGCACCACGCGGCCCTGCCCCTGGCGCTGGAGGGTGTCGTCGCCGATGGCGGAGGCGGTGTTGACGGCCTCGCGCACGTCGGCCTCGGTCAGGTTGGCGAGGCTGGCGACCTGATTGCCCCACACCCCCGCGAAGCAGTCGGCCTGAAGCTCCAGCCGCACGCCGGACTGGTTGGCCTCCGCCTCGCTGCGGGCCTGCCGCTGAGCGCGCTCCACCTGATCGGCGATGCCAAGTTCGTTCTGGACGTGGTGCCCGACCTCGTGCGCGATCACGTAGGAGTAGGCGAAGTCGCCGCCGCCCCCGAGTTGGCGGTCCATCTGCGCGAAGAAGCTCGTGTCCAGGTACATCTTGTTGTCGAGCGGGCAGTAGAAGGGGCCGACCGCGCTGCTCGCCTGTCCGCACGCGCTGTTGACCGCGCCCGAGAACAGCACCAGCGTCGGCTTGGTATACGTGCGCCCCGCCTGCTGGAAGACGCCGCCCCAGACGGTGTTCGTGCTCGCCACGATACGGTCCACGAACTGATACTCGGTGTCCTGCGCGCCGCCGCCGCCCGCCTGCGTCTGGGTGGTGGGGGGACTCTGCCCGCCGCCGAGGATGGCGCTGGGGTCCACCCCGAAGAACATGGCGATCAGGGCGATGATCAGCCCGCCGACCCCGCCCACCGCGATGCCGCCGCCGGGCACCCCGCCGCCCCTGCGGTCCTCGATATTCCCGCCACCGGGAAGGTTCTGCCAGTCCATGTGTGGGTCTCCTTCTTCTCGCCGAACACCTCGCCGCGAGGGTCTGTCAGTCTTGATACGGCTCAGGCCGCATTCTAGGCGGGCAGGTCTGATGGGGTCTTTACCGATGATGCAGCAAAGGGAGAAGAAAGCCCCGGCGACAGGAGCCGGGGCTGGAGGAGGGACGAGGAGTCGCGGTCAGTCCGAGGCAGGCAGAGCGGGCGGCAGACCGGACGGTTCCCCCGCCTCACGCGGCCCCTGCCGTTTCCGCTCGAACTGGTAGAAGACGCTGGGCACCACGTAGAAGGTGAGCAGGGTCGAGGTGATCACGCCGCCGAGGATCACGATGCCGAGGCCCCGGCGAAACTCCGCCCCGTCGCCCTGCCCCAGCACGAGCGGAATGCTGATCACGAGGACGGTGAGGGTCGTCATGATGATCGGGCGAAAACGAAGTTCGGCGGCCTCGATCAGCGCGTCGCGCAGCGGCAGGGTCCGCATCCGCTCGGTCACGAATTCGAGGTAGAGGATCGAGTTCTTCGTCGAGAGACCGAGGAGGATCACCATGCCGAGGACCGTGATCACGTCGAGGTCCACCCCGAAGAGGGATAAGGTCCACAGCGCCCCCACGATGGCGAGCGGCACGGGCAACAGCAGGTAGACCGGGTAGCGGAACGAGTTGAATTGGCTGCCGAGCACGAGGTACGTCAGCAGCACGGCCAGCACGAGGACGATGGGGCCGTAGAACACGAGGTCGCCCGTCAGGCCCGCGCTCCCGAAGGCTGAGGAGTTGCCGAGCGTCACGCCATCAGAGAGCAGCCCGGCGGCGCGCACCTTCTCGATGATCGTCTGCTGGTACGCGAAGGGATTGGGGCCGCCGTCCGCGAGGTTGATGTCCAGCGTGGCGGTGTACGCCTTGTTCAGTCGGCTCAGCGTCGCCGGGGCCTGCTGGAGCCGGAAGGTCCCGAGTTGCGCGAGGGGCACGTTCGCGCCCAGGGACGGCGAGTACACCGTCTGCGAGAGGAGGCTCTGCTCGCCCTGCACCTCGGCGGGGTCAAGGCGCACCACGATGTCCACGCTGCGGTCGCCGTCGCGCAGGCTGCCCGACACCGTACCGTCGTTGTAGGTACGGAGGGCCTGCGCCACGTCGCTCGTCGTCAGGCCGCTCCCGGCGAGGCGGGCGGCGTCGGGCACGAAGGTCCGCTCCTGGCGGGTGGCGCTCAGGCTGCTCTCCAGGGTGGCGAGGTTGGGGTCACTTGCGAGCAGGCGGACGACCTCGCGGTTGCGCTCGATCAGAAGGGCCTGATTGGGGGCCGTCAGCGCGAGGCTGATGTCGGCACTTCCGCCGGGGCCGCCCTGCTCGGCGGTGACGCGCACCTCCGCGCCGGGAACGCTGGCCGCCAGGCGCGTGAGGTCAGTCGCGTAGCGGGAGGCGAGCGCGTCGATGCCGGGGCGCTCCTCCTTCGGGACCAGGGTGAGGGTCAGCGCGGAGGTGTTCGCGTTCGTGCCGCCCGTGAAGCCGCCCGCGCCCACGGTCGTCTGCACGAGCCGGACCTCCTCACGCCCCAGCAGGTTGTCCTCGATGCGGGCGGTGAGGGCGTTCGTGGTGGCGAGGCTGGTGCCCGTGGGCAGTTCCACGTCCACGGTCAGGATGCCGCCGTCGCTGCGGGGAACGAACGCGAAGCCCACGTCCCGCATGGCGAGCGGCACGCTGGCGAGGAACAGGCCCGCGACGAGCATGACGACCCAGGGCCGTTTCAGCGCCCCGCCCACACTGCGCGCATAGGCGCGGGCGGTGCCCATGACCGCGCGGTTGGTGTACCCGTGCAGCGTGCCCGTCAGCGCCTCCAGCAGGGCGAGGAGGACGGTGAGCAGGGAGCGCGTCACGGTCAGCAGCACGGGCGCGAGGAGGACGGCGAGCGCGGCGACGGCGGGCGTCGGCAGACCCGTGAGGCGGTCGAGCGCCACCCATCCGGCGGCCCCGAAGAGCGCGAGGAGGAGCAGGCCCGGCAGGCGGCGCACGCCAACGAGCGAGTCCCGGAAGAAGCGCGGCAATCGGGCGAACACGCCGGGCAGCTCCCGCCACGAGATCGGCTCGGGGTCGCGGGTGTACGCCATGCGGACGGTGAGGAAGAGCAGGCTCTCCAGCCAGCTCATCGTGATCGCGGCGGCGAGGCCGAGGCCGAACTGACTGAAGAACTGTCCGAGGATGCCCGGCATGAACGAGAGCGGAATCAGCACGGCCAGGAGAGAGAAGCTCGCGGCGGTGACGGCGGAAAAAACCTCGGAGCCGCCGAGCAGCACGCTGCGAATGAGGCTGTAGCCCATGTCGCGGTACCGCTGCACGTTCTCCGCGACCACGATGGAGTCGTCTACCACGATGCCGATGGCGACGATGATGGCGAGGAGGGAAACGATGTTGAAGGTGAAGCCCAGCAGGCTGTAGAGCAGCGGCGCGGCGCTCACTGAGATCGGAATGGCGAGCACGACCGCGAAGACGGTATTCAGCCGTCCCAGGAACAGCAGCACGATGACGCCGACCGCCCCGATGGCGATCAGGAACTCCTTGAGGGTGTCCTCCACCGTGGCGCGGGTCTCGCGGGTGGTGTCGCTGGCGAGGGAGAGGCGGTAGCCCCCCGGCAGGGTCTGGCTCTCCATCGCCGCGCGCACGTTGTCGGCCACGGCGACCGAGTTCGTGCCGCTCGCCTTGCGGACATCGAGGAGGACGGCGGGCTGCCCGTTGAGCCGCGCGTAGCTCGTGGCACGGGCCGCCCCGTCACGCACGCTCGCCACGTCGGCGACCCGCAGGCCCGAGGCGGGGTCCACCACGATCCGCTCCACGTCACCCAGGCTCGTCGGCGTGTTGCGGGTGGAGAAACCCACCGTGTTGCCGTTCTGCGTCACGCTCCCGGCGGGCACGTCGAGCGCCGACGCCCCGATGGCCGCCGTCACCCGCGCGGGCGCGAGGTTGTAGGTCTGGAGCCGCGAGGGATCGAGGAGAACCTGCACCTGCCGCTCCGGGCCGCCCGACACGCTCACGTCGGCCACGCCCTCCACCCGCTCCAGCCGGGGCACGAGCACGTCCTCGGCGTAGGTCGTCACGTCCGAGGCCGGGGCCGCGCCGCCGATCAGCGCCAGGGTCAGGATAGGGGTGGCGTTGGGGTCGAACTTCTGGACGATGGGCGCGTCCGTCCCGTCGGGCAGGGTGGCGCGGATGGCCGCGACCGCCTGCGAGACGCTGTTG
This region includes:
- a CDS encoding type II secretion system protein, encoding MSRARPLSGFTLIELLVVLTVLGILMGVLGISYLRSIRTGEVREGAALMAADLRAARASAQRQSQNASLTWEGGTKALNTYNLLLSSASQARSLPRNVTFRCVTNGGCPVSSGGVRTLTYQAPYGEMTSAINGMRLLVESTTPGIPALEVRVVGVTGRVMVTAATP
- a CDS encoding PilX N-terminal domain-containing pilus assembly protein, whose product is MNRHTATRGATLVVVVLFTSLLLAVLLAASSQLTLSSRRTVSDQRAALQAQYVAESGVALAQSRLRDVQTLMSVSSLSMGTGLTASKLKGYAEKFCGNTSWTTVSQASGTKRYTCTASTTGLSDQFEVFAQFVLPAKYTEVLPASERPTNVNDLDSRRQWWKAQLGESRKLEVNGATVNYRLKPSRVERINNESYTFFIQVEGLNVGGSSSGATRVLKADRTNLTGWWVQIALPSYLDNVLFTNHHTQDPNNANVTSWNPTVNFTDQIFDGPVHTNEKFLFASGSTAQFKGGISSAGCTNLKQTVLNDDQSCTRQAGFYYGGNGTSNLRAPDNATASDADKNVNLWQKLTAAAPGVGIANVKDGSGNDTAVKDATFTAAYRPMPINANSQRDAAQGKVPSDKQDDPEEKARYESGKGLYFTDDVAGIVLSTGNAAGVAPTSYNTVTKKWSPEPLYQYVRVAKKTIKQEIGQETRCTAASNGKCTQTETIKVYKDVLSDFEEYRVDGSGKMEKKANGTWTTHLTKFNGVIFGEKNIGVLKGPDRSVNATIDGKVQTLSPPAIAGFSQLTVAAEKNINIASDLRLTDEPCNPADTACKNGKPTQPLNVLGVYTQSGDVVINKEAPNNLHLHAMLMSSKGEVRVDGHQFGADRGNVNLIGGVVENWYGAFGSTSSINPDSGYGRNFSHDRRFEDPGFTPPFFAQSPVWIPADPGKTSSLSQLIYTQTNKTELKVVP
- a CDS encoding M48 family metallopeptidase gives rise to the protein MTLQRPRPRSQWTVGGVLVTVRRSARRRTLSLNVSPGTVTVHAPARTPDALISSFLEARRGWVERHLTAYAARTVPSPLVDGAALPFLGETLTLRVTPGTRTPTRSGSEVHIPPGDPDATRRAVERWYRLAALPELRALTEGYADALGARDRLRRVSLSGARTRWGSCTAQGDIRLHWLLARAPREVAAYVVLHEAAHLLELNHSPRYWAHIARLMPDHATRRAWLRDHGHTLALG
- the ypfJ gene encoding KPN_02809 family neutral zinc metallopeptidase, whose product is MDWQNLPGGGNIEDRRGGGVPGGGIAVGGVGGLIIALIAMFFGVDPSAILGGGQSPPTTQTQAGGGGAQDTEYQFVDRIVASTNTVWGGVFQQAGRTYTKPTLVLFSGAVNSACGQASSAVGPFYCPLDNKMYLDTSFFAQMDRQLGGGGDFAYSYVIAHEVGHHVQNELGIADQVERAQRQARSEAEANQSGVRLELQADCFAGVWGNQVASLANLTEADVREAVNTASAIGDDTLQRQGQGRVVPDSFTHGTSQQRVNWFMTGFKSGDPNQCDTFKQSYGSL
- a CDS encoding efflux RND transporter permease subunit, which translates into the protein MSTHEPPELTAPRGTLPDGTPEPALNPAVRFSVRNYVFSVGIFIMAVLFGLISTSRLGVELLPNFEVPVLAVSTSYPGATPDQVDREVSRRVEDAVSTLGGVVDINSTSVNNQSAVVITFSDETDIDSAANSVSQAVAAIRATLPDGTDAPIVQKFDPNATPILTLALIGGAAPASDVTTYAEDVLVPRLERVEGVADVSVSGGPERQVQVLLDPSRLQTYNLAPARVTAAIGASALDVPAGSVTQNGNTVGFSTRNTPTSLGDVERIVVDPASGLRVADVASVRDGAARATSYARLNGQPAVLLDVRKASGTNSVAVADNVRAAMESQTLPGGYRLSLASDTTRETRATVEDTLKEFLIAIGAVGVIVLLFLGRLNTVFAVVLAIPISVSAAPLLYSLLGFTFNIVSLLAIIVAIGIVVDDSIVVAENVQRYRDMGYSLIRSVLLGGSEVFSAVTAASFSLLAVLIPLSFMPGILGQFFSQFGLGLAAAITMSWLESLLFLTVRMAYTRDPEPISWRELPGVFARLPRFFRDSLVGVRRLPGLLLLALFGAAGWVALDRLTGLPTPAVAALAVLLAPVLLTVTRSLLTVLLALLEALTGTLHGYTNRAVMGTARAYARSVGGALKRPWVVMLVAGLFLASVPLAMRDVGFAFVPRSDGGILTVDVELPTGTSLATTNALTARIEDNLLGREEVRLVQTTVGAGGFTGGTNANTSALTLTLVPKEERPGIDALASRYATDLTRLAASVPGAEVRVTAEQGGPGGSADISLALTAPNQALLIERNREVVRLLASDPNLATLESSLSATRQERTFVPDAARLAGSGLTTSDVAQALRTYNDGTVSGSLRDGDRSVDIVVRLDPAEVQGEQSLLSQTVYSPSLGANVPLAQLGTFRLQQAPATLSRLNKAYTATLDINLADGGPNPFAYQQTIIEKVRAAGLLSDGVTLGNSSAFGSAGLTGDLVFYGPIVLVLAVLLTYLVLGSQFNSFRYPVYLLLPVPLAIVGALWTLSLFGVDLDVITVLGMVILLGLSTKNSILYLEFVTERMRTLPLRDALIEAAELRFRPIIMTTLTVLVISIPLVLGQGDGAEFRRGLGIVILGGVITSTLLTFYVVPSVFYQFERKRQGPREAGEPSGLPPALPASD